The sequence TCAGAGACGACGGGATCACACCCCCCGACTCGGGGTCCGGCCCCGGCGTGATGACATCACGCCCGGCGCGAGCGACGCGCGTCACTGGATGGCGTGGCTCGTTCCGTCGCCTCTGACCCGATCCGTCCCCGTCGGACGCACTGGTGAATTGACTCCCACGGAGCCTTCGGGATCTGGCACAGGCCTACGCAGGCCGTCGGGCGGTGGTCGGGGGAACGATGCCGTTCAGGCGGAGATAAACGACGAGCTGTCCGTGGTGATTGCGAAACTGATAGAGCGGCCCCAGCCAGAACGTGAAGCGGGTCACCATGCGGTCACCGAAAGGAAATTTTACTTGCTCGAGCAGCTGGGCATCGGTCAGCGAGCCAAGCATCTCCTGTCCTGTCTGAAGCGTTTGCTTCAGCAGAGTGATGACTTCCGCCTTCGTCATGGCCTTGTGCGGCTGCCCTGACTCGCTCTTGGTCCCCTTTGCGCTGTCGATGAAGCGTTGCGTTATGCCGGTCACATGCACCAACTGATCGCGAAATGTCGAGATCTCCGGCGTTGGCTTGTACGCATACTTCTCCTCGGGCATCGCTTCGGCGACGTCGATGATGTCGGCCGTGGCCCGCTGCCAGGTCGCCACGAGCTCCTTGACCACGCTCGGC comes from Candidatus Methylomirabilota bacterium and encodes:
- a CDS encoding DinB family protein — encoded protein: MKNVIYACLLFCGAMATVAAAAPSVFAQGTSPSVVKELVATWQRATADIIDVAEAMPEEKYAYKPTPEISTFRDQLVHVTGITQRFIDSAKGTKSESGQPHKAMTKAEVITLLKQTLQTGQEMLGSLTDAQLLEQVKFPFGDRMVTRFTFWLGPLYQFRNHHGQLVVYLRLNGIVPPTTARRPA